Proteins from one Dysgonomonas sp. HDW5A genomic window:
- a CDS encoding capsule assembly Wzi family protein, with protein sequence MKQYSTIFLLYLASSLICVAQVPDNDLSEKTAIDINIGTLGTFSGGDNAPFWLTNNQYGLGSTENNSGYLRVQTFAKKKLADKLKLQLGVDIVAAHNLNSDFHFQQLYADFTYKNVKLSIGSKERAPLFKNELLSTGGMTLSNNARPIPQVEASLPDFVTVPYTKGLFEVMGGISYGKFIDDKFKRNNAADGYYAEEILYHRKYGFLKFENNSVWNFIMGLEMDTQWGGQFYKDGEYRWSSPARFKDFFRVLLPMSGGSDSNMTDQVNILGNVYGSLHFITNYRKVNYTVKAYIERFFEDHSGLFFKSVPDGLYGIELNLKKKGWITGVLFEYLHTKDQSGPFLWDKSEEIPVQVSGGDNYYNHIDYISLSNYGFVMGNPLLTSPIYNNGSSLTVFNTRLSSFHGGITGYINNNLKYRALLTFSQSWGTPLIPSRSIRNQFSTMLEATYSNDKLSGWLFSGAFSYDKSDMVGDNAGVQFKVSKAFQVQ encoded by the coding sequence ATGAAACAATATTCGACAATTTTTCTTCTTTACCTTGCCTCATCTTTAATTTGTGTTGCACAAGTACCTGATAATGATCTATCAGAAAAAACGGCTATAGATATAAATATCGGAACCTTAGGAACATTCTCAGGTGGAGATAATGCTCCATTCTGGCTTACTAACAATCAATATGGATTAGGCTCCACTGAAAATAACAGCGGATACCTTAGAGTACAAACTTTTGCGAAGAAAAAACTGGCAGATAAACTAAAACTTCAACTCGGAGTGGATATTGTAGCCGCTCACAATTTAAATTCTGATTTTCATTTTCAACAATTATATGCCGATTTTACTTATAAAAATGTAAAACTTTCCATTGGCTCTAAGGAGCGGGCTCCTCTATTCAAAAATGAACTACTTAGCACAGGAGGTATGACTCTTTCGAATAATGCAAGACCAATTCCTCAAGTAGAAGCCAGTCTTCCGGATTTTGTGACTGTACCATACACTAAAGGATTATTTGAAGTTATGGGAGGAATATCCTACGGGAAATTCATTGATGATAAATTTAAGCGAAACAATGCTGCAGATGGTTATTATGCAGAAGAGATACTATATCACAGAAAGTACGGTTTCTTAAAATTCGAAAATAATTCTGTTTGGAATTTTATTATGGGATTGGAAATGGATACACAATGGGGTGGTCAGTTTTATAAAGACGGAGAATATCGTTGGAGTAGTCCTGCTCGATTTAAAGATTTTTTCAGAGTCTTGCTTCCAATGTCAGGAGGCAGTGATTCAAACATGACAGATCAGGTTAATATATTAGGAAACGTATATGGAAGTTTGCATTTTATCACCAATTATAGAAAAGTGAACTACACAGTAAAAGCTTATATTGAGCGTTTTTTTGAAGACCATTCGGGTCTATTCTTCAAAAGTGTACCTGATGGATTATATGGTATTGAATTAAACCTTAAAAAGAAAGGATGGATAACAGGGGTATTATTTGAATATCTACATACAAAAGATCAATCGGGTCCATTCTTATGGGATAAAAGTGAAGAAATACCCGTTCAAGTTAGCGGAGGCGACAACTACTACAATCATATTGATTACATATCGTTAAGCAATTATGGATTTGTGATGGGAAACCCTCTCTTAACATCTCCTATATATAACAATGGCAGCTCTCTTACCGTTTTTAATACCCGCTTATCCTCTTTTCATGGAGGAATAACCGGTTACATAAATAATAATCTAAAATACAGAGCATTATTAACATTTTCTCAAAGCTGGGGAACTCCATTAATTCCATCACGGAGTATACGTAATCAGTTTTCAACTATGCTTGAAGCTACCTATAGCAATGACAAACTTAGCGGATGGCTATTCTCTGGTGCTTTTTCGTATGACAAATCTGACATGGTCGGAGATAATGCCGGTGTACAATTTAAAGTATCTAAAGCATTTCAGGTGCAATAA
- the rfbB gene encoding dTDP-glucose 4,6-dehydratase: MTYLVTGGAGFIGANFVKYMLNKYSDIEIIILDSLTYAGNLGTLSEELKDTRIKFVKGDICDNTVTDKIFSENTIDYVVNFAAESHVDRSIENPQIFLQTNILGTQNLLDTAKKYWTDGKDENNYPIWKEGVKYLQVSTDEVYGSLGDEGYFTETTPLDPNSPYSAAKTGGDLIVKAYGETYKMPINITRCSNNYGPYHFPEKLIPLIIRNILEGENLPVYGDGSNVRDWLYVEDHCKAIDKVVNKGRIGEVYNIGGHNEKKNIDIVKLVISTIHDIMEKEPQYRSVLKKRETLSDGSIDISWMNNDLIKFVKDRQGHDQRYAIDPAKISNELGWTPETMFDKGIVKTIRWYLDNQQWVEEVTSGDYLKYYEQMYANR, translated from the coding sequence ATGACTTACTTAGTAACAGGAGGAGCGGGCTTTATCGGAGCCAACTTTGTCAAATATATGCTAAATAAATATTCGGATATAGAAATTATAATACTAGATTCTCTGACCTATGCCGGAAATTTGGGAACTTTATCTGAAGAATTAAAAGATACGCGAATTAAATTCGTAAAAGGTGATATTTGTGATAATACTGTAACTGATAAAATTTTCAGCGAAAACACAATCGATTATGTTGTAAACTTTGCAGCAGAGAGCCATGTAGATCGCAGTATTGAAAATCCTCAAATTTTTCTACAAACAAATATATTAGGAACACAGAATCTGCTTGATACAGCAAAAAAATACTGGACAGATGGCAAGGATGAAAATAATTATCCAATATGGAAAGAAGGTGTAAAATATCTACAGGTATCAACCGATGAAGTATATGGATCTTTAGGTGATGAAGGCTATTTTACAGAAACAACTCCACTCGATCCCAATTCGCCATATAGTGCAGCTAAAACAGGAGGAGATCTGATAGTTAAAGCATATGGTGAAACTTACAAGATGCCAATTAATATCACCCGTTGTTCTAATAATTATGGGCCATATCATTTTCCGGAAAAACTTATACCTCTTATTATTCGTAATATTCTCGAAGGTGAAAATCTACCTGTATATGGTGATGGCAGTAATGTTCGTGACTGGTTGTATGTAGAAGATCATTGTAAAGCAATTGACAAAGTTGTCAACAAAGGACGTATTGGCGAAGTATATAATATTGGCGGACACAATGAGAAGAAGAACATTGATATTGTAAAACTTGTTATATCGACTATACATGATATTATGGAGAAAGAGCCACAGTATCGCTCGGTTCTAAAAAAGAGAGAAACCCTTTCCGATGGAAGTATTGATATATCTTGGATGAATAACGATCTGATAAAATTCGTAAAAGACCGCCAAGGTCATGATCAGAGATATGCTATTGACCCGGCGAAAATTTCCAATGAATTAGGATGGACGCCCGAAACAATGTTTGATAAGGGAATTGTAAAAACAATTCGATGGTATCTTGATAATCAGCAGTGGGTCGAAGAAGTTACCTCAGGCGATTACTTGAAATATTACGAACAAATGTACGCAAACAGATAA
- the murB gene encoding UDP-N-acetylmuramate dehydrogenase, which yields MYQYNTQLKQYNSFRTEALAKIFCEPTDINQLRQCLSDHPQEPKLILGGGCNLFFTQNFDGLVVRPIIKGIREISDESDDSEHVFLEVMGSEDWDQLVEYCVDKGYAGLENLSYIPGTVGASPVQNIGAYGAEVKDCIHEVVALNMDTLEVVSFSNSECEFAYRDSIFKKQNNYIIISVVFLLNRSYTYTPKYADLNKELEEIAEPTIKEVRDAVIRIRQRKLPNEKELPNCGSFFKNPYITKEVAEDIQREYPDLPLYPLPNGLIKTSAAFLIDRAGYKGKQIGQIGTYPKQALIIVNYGSTDGNDIVLFMKEIQQAVADKFNINLEPEVRIL from the coding sequence ATGTATCAATACAATACTCAGTTAAAACAATATAACTCTTTTCGCACAGAAGCTCTTGCTAAGATATTTTGTGAACCTACAGATATTAATCAACTTCGACAATGCTTGAGTGATCATCCGCAAGAACCTAAACTCATACTGGGAGGAGGATGTAATTTATTCTTCACTCAAAATTTTGACGGACTGGTTGTTAGACCCATCATAAAGGGAATCAGAGAAATATCAGACGAATCAGATGATTCTGAGCATGTATTCCTTGAAGTAATGGGATCTGAAGATTGGGATCAGTTGGTAGAATATTGTGTGGATAAAGGTTATGCAGGTTTAGAAAACCTATCCTATATTCCGGGAACCGTAGGTGCTTCACCTGTCCAAAACATAGGAGCATATGGAGCAGAGGTAAAAGACTGTATACATGAAGTGGTTGCCCTTAATATGGATACATTGGAAGTAGTTTCATTTTCAAACTCAGAATGTGAATTTGCCTATCGGGATAGTATCTTTAAAAAACAGAATAATTATATAATTATCTCCGTTGTATTTCTATTAAACCGATCATATACTTACACTCCGAAGTATGCAGACCTCAATAAGGAATTAGAAGAAATAGCTGAACCAACAATAAAGGAGGTAAGAGATGCTGTGATTCGTATCAGACAAAGAAAATTACCCAATGAAAAAGAATTGCCAAACTGTGGCAGTTTTTTTAAAAATCCATATATTACAAAAGAAGTGGCTGAAGATATACAAAGAGAGTATCCCGATCTTCCGCTTTATCCATTACCAAATGGATTAATCAAAACATCTGCTGCATTTCTTATAGACAGGGCTGGATATAAAGGCAAGCAAATAGGTCAAATAGGAACATATCCCAAACAAGCACTTATCATTGTAAATTATGGATCAACAGATGGCAATGACATTGTTCTTTTCATGAAAGAAATACAACAAGCAGTTGCCGATAAATTTAATATCAATTTAGAACCCGAAGTAAGAATATTATAA
- the murA gene encoding UDP-N-acetylglucosamine 1-carboxyvinyltransferase, whose product MASFIIEGGCRLNGEIIPQGAKNEALQIICAVLLTPEEVIIENIPDILDVNNLISLLGDMGVTTKRINENTWSFKADNVDLGYLESPEFLKKSASLRGSVMIIGPLVARFGKALLPKPGGDKIGRRRLDTHFEGIQKLGAEFNYDSDKQIYFITADKLKGAYMLLDEASVTGTANIIMAAVLAEGETTIYNAACEPYLQQLCKMLNRMGAKITGIASNLIRIEGVEFLGGTTHRILPDMIEIGSFIGMAAMTGSEITIKDVAYDELGIIPDTFRRLGITLERRGDDIHIPRHKDYTIDTFIDGSILTIADAPWPGLTPDLISVLLVVATQAQGSVLIHQKMFESRLFFVDKLIDMGAQIILCDPHRATVIGTGRRSMRATTMTSPDIRAGIALLIAAMCAEGKSTIHNIDQIDRGYQNIDVRLNQLGANIMRMD is encoded by the coding sequence ATGGCATCATTTATTATAGAAGGCGGTTGCCGCTTAAACGGAGAGATTATACCACAAGGCGCTAAAAACGAAGCGTTACAAATTATTTGTGCAGTCCTATTAACTCCGGAAGAAGTAATTATAGAAAATATCCCCGATATACTAGATGTAAATAACCTTATTTCGTTATTAGGAGATATGGGTGTTACAACTAAACGCATTAATGAAAATACATGGTCTTTTAAAGCCGACAATGTAGATTTAGGATATCTTGAGAGTCCTGAATTTTTAAAGAAAAGTGCATCTTTAAGAGGTTCTGTCATGATTATCGGACCATTGGTAGCTCGTTTCGGAAAAGCCTTACTTCCTAAACCGGGAGGTGATAAAATTGGACGTCGCCGCTTAGATACCCATTTTGAAGGAATACAAAAACTGGGAGCTGAATTTAATTATGACAGTGATAAACAGATCTATTTTATCACAGCTGATAAATTAAAAGGAGCATATATGCTTTTAGATGAAGCTTCGGTGACAGGTACTGCAAATATAATAATGGCTGCAGTATTGGCAGAAGGAGAAACAACTATATATAATGCTGCTTGCGAACCTTATTTGCAACAACTTTGCAAAATGCTGAATCGCATGGGAGCAAAAATAACAGGAATTGCTTCTAATCTGATCAGAATAGAAGGAGTAGAGTTCCTAGGAGGAACAACTCACAGAATTCTTCCTGATATGATAGAAATCGGCAGTTTTATAGGAATGGCCGCTATGACAGGTTCTGAAATTACAATCAAAGATGTTGCATATGATGAACTAGGTATTATACCCGATACATTTCGTCGTCTAGGAATAACATTAGAACGCAGAGGTGATGATATTCATATCCCCAGACATAAAGACTATACAATTGATACCTTTATTGATGGTTCGATACTAACTATTGCCGATGCACCGTGGCCGGGGCTAACCCCTGACCTTATTAGTGTATTACTAGTAGTAGCCACACAAGCACAAGGAAGTGTATTGATACATCAGAAAATGTTTGAAAGCCGTTTATTTTTTGTGGATAAACTGATAGATATGGGAGCTCAAATTATCTTATGCGATCCACACCGTGCAACTGTTATTGGTACAGGAAGGCGTTCTATGCGTGCTACGACTATGACATCTCCTGATATTCGTGCTGGTATCGCATTATTAATTGCCGCAATGTGTGCTGAAGGTAAAAGTACAATTCATAATATTGACCAGATAGATAGAGGGTATCAAAATATAGATGTCCGACTAAATCAACTGGGTGCTAATATCATGAGAATGGATTAA
- a CDS encoding iron-containing alcohol dehydrogenase yields the protein MENFSFINPVKIIFGKDTIKNLSQEIPADSKVLIIYGGGSIKSNGVYDQVVKALSSFEWFEYSGIEANPHYETCMKVVSYINEKKINYLLAVGGGSVVDATKFIAAAACFEGNDPWDILSKRAKINKALPFGVVLTLSATGSEMNAGAVITKVATQDKLAFGSAYTYPKFSILDPEVTYSLPPRQVSNGVADAFVHVIEQYLTYPVHAMIQDKFAESILTTLVTEGPKALETPKDYDVRANLMWASTWALNGWIGCGVPEDWATHQIGHELTALYGLDHAQTLAIVLPGVMTILKEQKAEKILQLGQQVFGIYNNLSREKRLDNTIKAVENFFEEIQIKTHLSDYGLNKESIDKVCSKLQGRGWTLGEKSNITPEVVREILMSRL from the coding sequence ATGGAAAATTTCAGTTTTATCAATCCGGTAAAGATCATTTTCGGAAAAGATACTATAAAAAACCTTAGCCAGGAAATACCAGCTGATAGCAAAGTTCTCATTATCTATGGTGGAGGAAGCATCAAATCAAATGGTGTTTACGATCAAGTAGTAAAAGCACTTTCGTCTTTCGAGTGGTTTGAGTATTCAGGCATTGAAGCGAATCCTCATTATGAGACTTGTATGAAAGTCGTTTCGTATATTAATGAAAAGAAAATAAATTACCTTTTGGCTGTAGGTGGCGGTTCGGTTGTTGATGCTACTAAATTTATTGCAGCAGCAGCTTGCTTCGAAGGAAATGACCCTTGGGATATATTAAGCAAAAGGGCTAAAATAAATAAAGCTCTGCCATTTGGTGTTGTACTTACTCTATCAGCAACAGGATCCGAAATGAATGCCGGTGCTGTTATAACAAAAGTAGCCACTCAAGATAAATTAGCATTCGGTTCAGCATATACATATCCGAAATTCTCCATTCTAGACCCGGAAGTAACTTACTCATTACCACCAAGACAAGTAAGTAATGGTGTTGCTGATGCCTTTGTTCACGTTATAGAGCAATACTTAACTTATCCTGTACATGCAATGATACAAGATAAATTTGCAGAATCGATACTTACTACTTTGGTAACAGAAGGACCTAAAGCTTTGGAAACACCTAAAGATTATGATGTAAGAGCTAATTTAATGTGGGCTTCAACTTGGGCTCTGAATGGTTGGATTGGATGTGGTGTACCCGAAGACTGGGCTACTCATCAAATAGGGCATGAACTTACAGCATTATATGGCCTTGATCATGCTCAGACTTTAGCGATAGTATTACCCGGGGTAATGACTATACTTAAAGAACAAAAAGCTGAAAAAATTCTGCAGCTAGGTCAACAGGTTTTTGGAATATATAATAATTTGTCGAGAGAAAAACGCTTGGATAATACAATAAAAGCTGTAGAAAACTTTTTCGAAGAAATACAAATAAAAACACACCTTTCGGATTACGGATTAAACAAAGAATCAATAGATAAGGTATGCTCTAAATTGCAAGGTCGCGGATGGACACTCGGTGAAAAATCAAATATCACACCTGAAGTTGTAAGAGAAATATTGATGTCAAGATTATAG
- a CDS encoding adenylyltransferase/cytidyltransferase family protein, with protein sequence MKKVFVSGCYDMLHSGHVAFFEEAATLGDLYVGIGSDKTINELKARKTINNDQERLYMVKALKTVKDAWINQGSGIIDFLEEIKQLKPDIFFVNTDGHSSVKEELCKELGIEYVVSKRVPHGNLPSRSTTALREECKIPYRIDLAGGWLDQPNVSELYAGSVLTICIEPDYEFNDRSGMSTSSRKKAIELWQVDIPSGNKEKLAKTLFCFENPPGTKYVSGSQDALGLVMPGLNKFHYTGNFWPSEIETKLDNDLLDWLEQRLWLVPLYPRHDNYDVLSNTNITPENVKKLSEAALDCWKAINNKDTKSFGKALTRSFEAQITMYPNMISNDILEILEKYKDSVHGWKISGAGGGGYLIFVSEQPVNNAIQIRIRRS encoded by the coding sequence ATGAAAAAGGTATTTGTAAGTGGATGTTATGATATGCTTCACAGTGGGCATGTAGCATTCTTTGAAGAAGCTGCAACACTTGGCGATCTGTATGTAGGTATCGGATCCGACAAAACAATAAACGAACTTAAAGCCAGAAAGACTATAAATAACGATCAAGAGAGGTTATATATGGTAAAGGCACTTAAGACCGTTAAAGATGCATGGATTAATCAAGGAAGTGGTATTATAGATTTCCTTGAAGAGATAAAGCAACTTAAACCCGATATATTCTTTGTCAATACAGACGGACACAGTTCAGTGAAAGAAGAACTATGCAAAGAGCTGGGTATAGAGTATGTAGTAAGTAAAAGGGTACCCCATGGAAACCTCCCCAGCAGATCTACCACTGCATTAAGGGAAGAATGTAAGATACCTTATCGCATAGATTTAGCCGGAGGATGGCTCGATCAACCGAATGTTAGTGAACTATATGCAGGATCTGTACTTACTATATGCATAGAACCTGACTATGAGTTCAATGACAGAAGTGGAATGTCGACCAGTTCTCGTAAGAAAGCTATTGAATTATGGCAAGTGGATATTCCATCTGGAAATAAAGAGAAACTAGCTAAAACTCTTTTCTGTTTTGAAAATCCTCCCGGAACAAAATATGTGAGTGGTTCTCAAGATGCATTAGGGTTAGTTATGCCAGGTCTAAACAAATTTCATTATACCGGTAATTTCTGGCCATCTGAAATAGAAACGAAACTGGACAATGACCTTTTAGATTGGCTAGAACAACGTTTATGGCTAGTACCTCTATATCCCCGTCATGACAATTATGATGTATTGAGCAATACCAATATCACTCCCGAAAATGTCAAAAAGCTTAGTGAAGCAGCCCTTGATTGTTGGAAAGCCATAAATAATAAAGATACGAAAAGCTTTGGGAAAGCCTTGACTCGAAGTTTTGAAGCACAAATAACAATGTATCCCAACATGATATCAAACGATATATTAGAGATACTCGAAAAGTATAAAGATTCTGTTCATGGATGGAAAATTAGTGGTGCAGGCGGAGGCGGTTATCTTATTTTTGTAAGTGAGCAGCCTGTTAACAATGCTATTCAAATAAGAATCAGAAGGAGCTAG
- a CDS encoding tetratricopeptide repeat protein, with product MNRYFFIAIFFLVSFFSSAQTYEELVSKSLDYLDEKEYAAAELTLKEAMRKEPANEGNILLLANLGTIQRHLGKSEEALISYSSALSKYPNNIFVLQNRAALYCELDSLNAAMKDYNIILSMDENNIEALYRRGLIFMSEKNLLAAESDFEQILDINPENILALSSLAFSLKSRGEWIEAEDKYTDLIFKYKNQPEFYVNRAECYLQLDKKGRAKSDLDKAQQLGYNDPLLYILKGQLDIHQFDKFSAKRNFEKALEMGADKEIIKQYLLLCK from the coding sequence ATGAATCGATATTTCTTTATTGCGATCTTTTTTTTAGTGAGCTTTTTCTCTTCGGCACAAACCTACGAAGAATTGGTCTCAAAATCTCTTGACTATTTGGATGAAAAAGAGTATGCTGCTGCTGAACTGACATTAAAAGAAGCTATGCGTAAAGAACCTGCTAATGAGGGGAATATTTTGTTATTAGCTAATCTTGGTACAATTCAACGACATCTGGGTAAATCTGAAGAGGCGTTGATATCATATAGCTCTGCATTGAGTAAATATCCTAATAATATTTTTGTTCTTCAGAATAGAGCAGCTTTATATTGTGAATTGGATAGTTTGAATGCTGCAATGAAAGATTATAATATTATCTTATCTATGGATGAAAACAATATTGAAGCACTTTACCGGAGAGGTTTGATCTTTATGAGTGAAAAGAATTTATTAGCAGCTGAGAGTGATTTTGAACAAATATTAGATATAAATCCTGAAAATATATTGGCACTAAGCAGCTTGGCTTTTTCTCTAAAGAGTAGGGGAGAATGGATAGAGGCAGAAGATAAATATACAGATTTAATATTTAAGTATAAAAATCAACCTGAGTTTTATGTAAACAGAGCTGAGTGTTATTTGCAGCTTGATAAAAAAGGCAGAGCTAAAAGCGATTTAGATAAAGCTCAACAACTGGGATATAATGATCCATTGTTGTATATACTAAAAGGGCAGTTGGATATTCATCAGTTTGATAAATTCAGTGCAAAGCGTAATTTTGAGAAAGCTTTGGAGATGGGTGCTGATAAAGAAATAATCAAGCAGTATTTATTATTATGTAAATAA
- a CDS encoding aldose epimerase family protein, translating into MNNHIETTKSGLLCANFEKVVEGKHTSLFILQNKQGAELTISNYGARIVSLMVPDKTGAFIDVVTGHNSIDEFINSEEPYFGAICGRTGNRIAKGKFTLEGKEYTLAINNGPNNLHGGLKGFNSVVWDAKQMDQQTLVLSYLSKDGEEGFPGNLSVTVTYTLTNDNSVEIKYEATTDKTTILNLTNHAYFNLSGAGDLNIGDHILKINSNYYLPTDDTAIPYGKPEKTEGTPMDFSTPHEIGLNINEKTDQLVWARGYDHTYILNKKDETEYVQALECYSPKTGIEMTVYTDQPGVQVYTGNWMTGNFIGKNGQRYPAQSAVCFETQHYPDSINHPEYPSIILKPEDKFESKTEFKFTIRH; encoded by the coding sequence ATGAATAATCATATAGAAACAACTAAATCGGGTTTGTTATGTGCTAATTTCGAAAAAGTTGTTGAAGGAAAACACACCTCACTTTTTATTCTTCAGAACAAACAAGGAGCAGAACTTACAATATCTAATTACGGAGCAAGAATAGTATCATTAATGGTACCCGATAAAACAGGTGCTTTTATTGATGTAGTTACCGGACACAATTCCATAGATGAATTTATAAACTCGGAAGAGCCTTATTTCGGAGCAATCTGTGGACGTACAGGAAACCGCATTGCAAAAGGAAAATTCACTTTAGAGGGTAAAGAATATACATTAGCAATTAACAACGGACCTAACAATCTACATGGAGGATTGAAAGGCTTTAACTCTGTAGTTTGGGATGCAAAACAAATGGACCAGCAGACATTAGTTCTTTCCTATTTATCCAAAGATGGAGAAGAAGGTTTTCCCGGAAATCTATCAGTTACAGTAACATATACGTTAACGAACGACAATTCGGTTGAAATTAAATATGAAGCCACAACTGATAAAACTACCATTCTGAATTTAACGAACCATGCTTACTTTAATTTATCTGGAGCAGGAGATCTTAATATTGGAGATCATATTTTAAAAATTAATTCAAACTACTACTTACCTACTGATGATACGGCTATACCATACGGCAAACCCGAGAAAACGGAAGGTACTCCTATGGACTTTAGCACTCCTCACGAGATTGGTCTAAATATTAATGAAAAAACAGATCAGCTTGTTTGGGCTAGAGGATACGATCACACCTATATTCTAAATAAAAAAGACGAAACTGAATATGTGCAAGCTTTGGAATGCTATTCTCCCAAAACAGGCATCGAAATGACTGTCTATACAGATCAGCCCGGAGTGCAAGTATATACAGGAAACTGGATGACCGGCAACTTTATTGGAAAAAACGGACAGCGTTATCCAGCTCAAAGTGCTGTATGCTTTGAAACCCAACATTACCCTGACAGCATTAATCACCCGGAATACCCTTCGATAATACTCAAACCCGAAGACAAATTCGAAAGCAAAACAGAATTTAAATTTACTATCAGACATTAA
- a CDS encoding MFS transporter — protein MSSTEKKNYLLPIIVMIFLFAMVSFVTNLASPMGDILKNQFNVPNWMGTLGVFANFIAYAVMGYPAGNLLQKLGYKKTALIAIAIGFIGVGIQTLSGTLGSFEVYLLGAFVAGFSMCLLNTVVNPMLNKLGGGGNKGNQLIQIGGSFNSLAGTAVIILTGILIPEGIKNAQISNVFPLMFAALAIFAFAFIVIALTTIPENEKQQQISSANDKYSPLSFRHFIFGAIGIFVYVGVEVGVPNVLNKWLQNPDLDILQLKGLGSAEAIAGSVTATYWMMMLVGRLLGAAIGSKVSAKSMLIVASVVGLILTLAAMFAPTNIMVNLPVFKNDANGLFGLANVPINAALLVFVGLCTSVMWGGIFNLAVEGLGKYTEKASGIFMVMVCGGGILPLLQNGIVDMTGGIGYLTSYWVIVVGLAYLLYYALVGCKNVNKDIPVK, from the coding sequence ATGAGTTCTACAGAGAAAAAAAATTATCTGTTACCCATCATCGTAATGATATTCCTTTTTGCGATGGTCTCGTTTGTAACAAACTTAGCTTCTCCAATGGGAGATATTTTAAAAAATCAATTTAACGTTCCAAACTGGATGGGAACTCTTGGAGTGTTTGCCAACTTCATAGCTTATGCTGTGATGGGATACCCTGCTGGTAATCTACTTCAAAAATTAGGGTATAAAAAAACAGCACTTATTGCCATTGCTATTGGTTTTATTGGTGTAGGTATCCAAACACTTTCAGGAACACTAGGTAGTTTTGAAGTTTATTTACTTGGAGCTTTTGTTGCCGGTTTCTCGATGTGTTTACTTAATACTGTAGTAAACCCTATGCTAAATAAGCTAGGAGGAGGAGGTAATAAAGGAAACCAACTTATACAAATAGGAGGTTCTTTTAACTCGCTGGCAGGTACAGCTGTTATCATATTAACTGGTATATTAATCCCAGAAGGAATAAAGAATGCTCAAATCAGCAACGTTTTCCCTTTAATGTTTGCAGCTTTAGCTATTTTCGCATTTGCATTCATCGTTATTGCACTAACTACAATTCCTGAAAACGAAAAACAACAACAAATAAGCTCGGCTAATGACAAATACAGTCCATTGTCATTCCGTCACTTTATTTTTGGAGCCATTGGTATATTTGTATATGTAGGAGTTGAAGTGGGTGTTCCTAATGTATTAAATAAATGGTTGCAAAATCCTGACTTAGATATTCTTCAACTAAAGGGTCTTGGAAGTGCAGAAGCCATTGCGGGTTCTGTTACTGCAACTTATTGGATGATGATGCTTGTAGGTCGACTTTTAGGAGCTGCTATCGGCAGTAAAGTTTCAGCAAAATCAATGTTAATTGTTGCTTCAGTTGTAGGCTTGATCCTTACTCTTGCTGCTATGTTTGCACCAACAAATATAATGGTAAATCTACCTGTATTTAAAAACGATGCAAACGGATTATTCGGTTTAGCGAATGTTCCAATAAATGCTGCTTTACTAGTCTTTGTCGGCTTATGTACATCAGTAATGTGGGGAGGAATCTTTAACCTTGCCGTAGAAGGATTAGGTAAATACACAGAAAAAGCATCCGGTATCTTTATGGTAATGGTTTGCGGTGGTGGTATCCTGCCATTATTGCAAAACGGAATCGTAGATATGACAGGTGGCATAGGTTATCTTACTAGCTACTGGGTAATCGTAGTTGGTCTTGCTTACCTACTTTACTATGCACTTGTTGGCTGTAAAAACGTAAACAAGGATATTCCTGTGAAATAA